One window from the genome of Natrialba magadii ATCC 43099 encodes:
- a CDS encoding zinc ribbon domain-containing protein, giving the protein MSDHLSLPIRLPDEEDNRFGRLATLTRRVANHVLEDHWTPAHLDGIADASHQAWKYFDEHEPFDELGLYLPSRFRRCILQKVGETLRSHADKRDAFQSIQSVLPAHKIRRIHRRRIKEQLWDDGDYLSSGYVDILIDQLTSYCDRHGTHPATYFELQDCPEYDSGVLPFSADDGPTSGQAVKYQYDADSETLTIRLKTPDTLSPETRGDWSWTEYERDGYEAFHDLLAHGDLSAPEFQPARRKTGDTYYELSFPVEVDHAETTDGTDCVLALDAGMRKDMTVVVATDDGEQRSTPQFIQFTDREKMRRLHRERTRLNDRLAALRRGARSHTDEFAHIHSEYERVNSKIQHKRDQLTHDVANQVLALALAYDVDAIVHEDLRSLSPPSDEGTLSWELSSWARRDIIKKIEYRAECAGLAVERVYPQGTSRSCPRCGSTGHTCKSPDHHEEHWWGGHFRCDNARCGFEGDRDYIGTLNVARVFFSETDELDHGFTSSYTGDSEIVLAGRSAGEQSDGLRSSSEASSDAGTRLTFGSGIVAYEPEQAAATTGGGSAVIAPAVALPESNADGSDGRGPVVQQCTRFLRCPTESY; this is encoded by the coding sequence ATGAGTGACCACCTTTCACTCCCAATTCGCTTGCCAGACGAGGAGGACAACCGATTCGGGCGACTGGCAACACTCACCCGTCGTGTCGCCAACCATGTCCTCGAAGACCACTGGACGCCAGCCCATCTTGACGGGATTGCTGACGCATCGCATCAAGCGTGGAAATATTTCGATGAACACGAACCGTTCGACGAACTCGGCCTGTATCTCCCCTCGCGGTTTCGACGGTGCATCTTGCAGAAAGTCGGGGAAACGCTCCGGAGTCACGCCGACAAGCGAGACGCCTTTCAGTCCATCCAAAGCGTGTTGCCCGCCCACAAAATCCGACGCATCCACCGTCGTCGCATCAAAGAACAACTCTGGGATGACGGTGACTACCTCTCGTCGGGATACGTGGACATCCTCATCGACCAACTCACCAGCTACTGCGACCGTCATGGCACGCATCCTGCCACGTATTTCGAACTGCAGGACTGTCCAGAGTACGATAGCGGCGTGCTACCGTTTTCTGCGGACGACGGCCCAACGAGCGGCCAAGCCGTCAAATACCAGTATGACGCCGACAGTGAGACGCTGACCATTCGCCTCAAGACACCGGACACGCTGTCGCCGGAGACACGAGGTGACTGGTCGTGGACGGAGTACGAGCGTGACGGCTACGAGGCGTTTCATGACCTCCTCGCTCACGGCGATCTCTCGGCTCCCGAGTTTCAGCCCGCTCGCCGAAAGACCGGTGACACCTATTACGAACTGTCCTTCCCCGTCGAAGTCGACCACGCGGAGACGACTGACGGCACAGACTGCGTACTGGCGCTCGACGCCGGGATGCGAAAAGACATGACTGTCGTGGTGGCCACAGACGATGGCGAGCAACGATCCACGCCACAGTTCATCCAGTTCACAGACCGCGAGAAGATGCGACGACTCCACCGCGAACGTACCCGCCTGAACGACCGCCTTGCCGCGTTGCGCCGTGGCGCTCGCTCGCATACTGACGAGTTCGCCCACATCCACAGTGAGTACGAGCGAGTGAACAGCAAGATCCAGCACAAGCGCGATCAACTAACACACGACGTCGCAAACCAAGTTCTCGCACTTGCACTCGCCTACGACGTAGACGCCATCGTCCACGAGGACTTGCGGTCGCTCTCCCCGCCGAGTGACGAAGGCACGTTGTCGTGGGAATTGTCGTCGTGGGCGCGGCGGGACATCATCAAAAAAATCGAATATCGGGCAGAGTGTGCCGGTCTCGCTGTTGAGCGAGTCTATCCACAGGGAACAAGTCGGTCGTGTCCCCGGTGTGGCTCAACCGGCCACACCTGCAAGTCACCCGACCACCACGAAGAACACTGGTGGGGCGGGCACTTCCGGTGTGACAACGCGCGGTGTGGGTTCGAGGGCGACCGGGACTACATCGGGACACTGAACGTAGCTCGCGTGTTCTTCAGCGAGACGGACGAGCTAGACCACGGTTTCACCTCCTCCTACACGGGGGATTCTGAAATCGTGCTAGCTGGCCGTTCCGCTGGTGAGCAGTCCGATGGACTGCGATCCTCGTCAGAAGCGAGTTCTGACGCTGGCACGCGGCTCACGTTCGGATCTGGCATCGTCGCCTACGAACCTGAACAGGCAGCGGCGACCACTGGTGGTGGGTCGGCTGTCATAGCACCCGCTGTCGCCTTGCCCGAGTCGAATGCGGATGGGAGTGATGGACGCGGCCCAGTCGTCCAACAGTGTACCCGTTTCTTACGGTGTCCTACTGAAAGCTACTGA
- a CDS encoding LAGLIDADG family homing endonuclease codes for MAQAGNSELVDAFEQFFRNYYDNEIKQLAQQYPNEQRSLHVDWQDLYRFDPDLADDVLAQPEQLQRYAEEALRLYDLPIDVSLGQAHVRIKNLPETETPEIREIRARDMNSLVEVHGIVRKATDVRPKIEEAAFECQLCGTLSRVPQSSGDFQEPHECQGCERQGPFKVNFDQSEFVDSQKLRIQESPEGLRGGETPQALDVHVEDDITGEVTPGDHVSATGVLRLEQQSNQGEKTPVFDFYMEGMSVDIDEEQFEDMDITDEDKKRIYEISNRDDVYEKMVGSIAPSIYGYDQEKLAMTLQLFSGVTKHLPDGSRIRGDLHMLLIGDPGTGKSQMIGYIQNIAPRSVYTSGKGSSSAGLTAAAVRDDFGDGQQWTLEAGALVLADQGIAAVDELDKMRCVTGDTLVHTGDGIKPIRELAHEAVPSGSIEELKNGRTIRDVDVDVLTMTEDGSIVKRDVSAIHEYDAPDELHEITLESGEQLTTTADHPFFVLNEGNREERQAQDLNENDWIFVPDTIPATVADGGVSVLPSADAETETNRLSPSHGAILGYIAGDGNIFYDRDEGCYGFRFTNNEEELLSDFEETCTNAFSTQAVRHPSEQRADGVETVRVHGKQYVDELLDSGANLENYDGKRLPEAVTSASRETKSAFIRALADSEGTVDKRAVKLFSSSYELLLGTKMLLLEFGISSQIQTRPRDGGRDLFILAITSRESLEAFKRSIGFTLKRKHRALERACERTTGDRTILDVLPECGELFEQARGALRLYQSECGLENDSTYCNFENGDANASLRLSRPILEAFEDRKLAAKEHYSELISEASWERLAELREQYHISQQELAAEMSISQQQLSAQWGGDFELQEQVRYRLRDLLETPASVDLDPLRGLIESDVKWRRVETIRRIDSREHTDARVRVLEQRLADEIGAETVDSVRESARSLIETENSAETWDELRIRLETYGISFQQVAAEMDVAGSTVSRWFSGTVDVDNFEAVRSVCEELLNAKRRRISELLQEIDRRDQPRVYDLTVEGTHNFVANGMVVHNSEDRSAMHEALEQQKISVSKAGINATLKSRCSLLGAANPKYGRFDQYEPISEQIDLEPALISRFDLIFTVTDTPDEEKDRNLAEHILTTNYAGELTTQREQMTNLDVSQEEIEEMTEQVDPEIDADLLRKYIAFSKQNCHPRMTEEARESIRDFYVNLRSKGTDEDAAVPVTARKLEALVRLSEASARVRLSDTVEQSDADRVIEIVRSCLQDVGVDPETGEFDADIVEAGTSKSQRDRIKNLKQLISDIEEEYDDGAPVDIVMDRAEEIGMDHSKAEHEIEKLKQKGEVYEPSTDNLRTT; via the coding sequence ATGGCGCAAGCGGGAAATTCTGAACTTGTCGACGCGTTCGAGCAGTTCTTCCGCAACTACTACGACAACGAAATCAAGCAGCTTGCGCAGCAGTATCCCAACGAGCAGCGCTCGCTTCACGTCGACTGGCAGGACCTCTACCGGTTCGATCCCGACCTGGCCGACGATGTTCTGGCCCAGCCTGAACAACTCCAGCGCTACGCCGAAGAGGCGCTGCGGCTCTACGACCTGCCAATCGACGTCAGCCTCGGACAGGCCCACGTCCGCATCAAGAACCTGCCCGAGACGGAAACGCCCGAGATCCGCGAGATTCGCGCGCGCGATATGAACTCGCTGGTCGAGGTCCACGGCATTGTCCGCAAGGCGACGGACGTCCGTCCGAAAATCGAGGAAGCAGCCTTCGAGTGCCAGCTCTGTGGCACGCTCAGCCGCGTCCCGCAGTCGAGCGGCGACTTTCAGGAACCCCACGAGTGCCAGGGCTGTGAACGCCAGGGCCCGTTCAAGGTCAACTTTGACCAGTCCGAGTTCGTCGACTCCCAGAAGCTCCGTATTCAGGAGAGCCCCGAGGGACTCCGCGGCGGCGAGACGCCGCAGGCGCTCGACGTCCACGTCGAGGACGACATTACCGGCGAGGTCACGCCGGGCGACCACGTCTCTGCGACGGGTGTGCTCAGACTCGAACAGCAGAGCAACCAGGGCGAGAAGACGCCGGTGTTCGACTTCTACATGGAGGGGATGTCCGTCGACATCGACGAAGAGCAGTTCGAGGACATGGACATCACCGACGAGGACAAGAAGCGAATCTACGAAATCTCGAATCGGGACGATGTCTACGAGAAGATGGTCGGTTCCATCGCGCCCTCCATCTACGGCTACGATCAGGAGAAGCTCGCGATGACCCTCCAGTTGTTCTCCGGCGTTACGAAGCACCTCCCCGACGGGTCCCGAATTCGTGGCGACCTGCATATGCTTCTGATAGGGGATCCAGGTACCGGAAAGAGTCAGATGATTGGCTATATCCAGAATATCGCGCCTCGATCCGTCTACACCTCCGGGAAGGGGTCGTCCTCGGCGGGACTTACCGCTGCGGCTGTGAGAGACGACTTCGGCGACGGCCAACAGTGGACACTCGAGGCCGGTGCGCTGGTCCTCGCCGATCAGGGAATTGCGGCGGTTGACGAACTCGATAAGATGCGGTGCGTGACTGGTGACACACTGGTTCATACTGGTGACGGCATTAAGCCGATCCGTGAACTCGCACACGAAGCGGTACCGAGTGGTTCAATTGAAGAACTCAAGAACGGGCGAACGATCCGGGACGTTGATGTGGATGTCTTGACGATGACAGAGGATGGATCTATCGTCAAGCGCGACGTTTCAGCGATCCACGAGTACGACGCACCTGATGAACTTCACGAGATTACGCTAGAGAGTGGGGAACAACTGACAACGACAGCCGATCACCCGTTCTTCGTTCTGAACGAGGGCAACCGGGAGGAACGCCAGGCACAGGATTTGAACGAAAACGATTGGATATTTGTTCCCGACACGATTCCCGCGACAGTGGCCGATGGCGGAGTCAGCGTACTCCCATCAGCCGACGCCGAAACGGAAACGAATCGACTATCTCCTTCGCACGGCGCGATCCTCGGATATATCGCCGGTGATGGCAATATCTTCTATGACCGTGACGAGGGGTGCTATGGCTTCCGCTTTACGAACAACGAGGAAGAATTGCTGAGCGACTTCGAAGAGACGTGTACGAACGCGTTCAGTACCCAGGCTGTTCGCCATCCGAGCGAACAACGAGCTGACGGTGTCGAGACGGTTCGAGTACACGGAAAACAGTACGTCGACGAACTCCTCGATTCAGGTGCGAACCTCGAAAACTACGATGGAAAACGGCTCCCGGAGGCGGTAACAAGCGCGTCTCGCGAGACGAAATCTGCCTTTATTCGTGCGCTCGCGGATTCGGAGGGAACAGTTGACAAGCGCGCTGTCAAACTCTTTTCATCGAGCTATGAACTCTTGCTCGGAACGAAAATGTTGCTCCTCGAGTTCGGAATTTCGAGCCAGATCCAGACACGACCTCGAGATGGCGGACGCGATCTGTTCATTCTTGCAATCACGTCCCGCGAATCGCTGGAAGCGTTCAAGCGTTCCATCGGATTTACACTTAAACGAAAACACCGCGCGTTGGAACGTGCCTGCGAACGGACGACAGGAGACCGGACCATTCTCGACGTACTTCCGGAGTGTGGTGAGCTGTTTGAACAGGCGCGGGGAGCACTTCGCCTCTATCAATCCGAGTGTGGCCTCGAAAATGATTCAACTTACTGCAACTTCGAAAACGGGGACGCAAATGCGTCTCTCCGTCTCTCAAGACCAATACTCGAAGCGTTCGAAGATCGGAAATTAGCTGCGAAAGAACACTATAGTGAGCTTATATCTGAGGCGTCCTGGGAACGACTTGCTGAACTTCGGGAGCAATATCATATCTCCCAGCAGGAGTTAGCTGCCGAGATGTCAATCTCACAGCAACAACTCTCGGCCCAGTGGGGTGGTGATTTTGAACTCCAAGAACAAGTTCGATATCGACTTCGCGACTTGCTCGAGACCCCGGCTTCAGTCGATCTCGATCCGCTTCGAGGGTTAATCGAGAGCGACGTAAAGTGGCGGCGCGTCGAAACTATTCGACGAATCGATTCACGAGAGCACACCGATGCCAGAGTACGGGTTCTCGAACAACGCCTTGCTGATGAAATCGGTGCTGAAACCGTCGACTCAGTTCGTGAGTCGGCTCGGTCTCTGATCGAAACAGAGAACTCGGCTGAAACGTGGGATGAACTCCGAATTCGACTGGAAACGTATGGCATCTCATTCCAGCAGGTCGCTGCGGAGATGGATGTCGCAGGGTCGACCGTCTCACGATGGTTCTCTGGAACCGTAGATGTTGACAACTTCGAGGCCGTTAGATCCGTCTGCGAAGAACTACTTAATGCGAAGCGTCGTCGAATCTCGGAGCTTCTTCAGGAAATCGACCGACGTGATCAACCAAGAGTATACGACCTCACGGTCGAGGGCACGCACAACTTCGTCGCCAACGGCATGGTTGTCCACAACTCCGAAGACCGCTCTGCCATGCACGAGGCCCTCGAGCAGCAGAAAATTTCTGTTTCCAAGGCAGGGATCAACGCCACCCTCAAGTCCCGCTGTTCGCTGCTAGGTGCGGCGAACCCCAAGTACGGCCGCTTCGACCAGTACGAACCGATCAGTGAACAGATCGACCTCGAACCGGCGCTCATCTCGCGGTTCGACCTGATCTTCACCGTCACGGACACGCCAGACGAGGAGAAAGACCGCAATCTGGCGGAACACATCTTGACAACCAACTACGCGGGTGAGCTAACCACTCAGCGCGAGCAGATGACCAACCTCGACGTCAGCCAGGAGGAAATCGAGGAGATGACCGAGCAGGTTGACCCGGAGATCGACGCCGACCTCCTTCGGAAGTATATCGCCTTCTCCAAGCAGAACTGTCACCCGCGGATGACCGAGGAGGCCCGCGAGTCGATCCGGGACTTCTACGTCAATCTCCGCTCGAAGGGGACCGATGAGGATGCGGCTGTGCCCGTTACGGCCCGAAAGCTCGAGGCGCTCGTTCGCCTCTCGGAGGCGAGTGCGCGTGTCCGACTCTCGGATACGGTCGAGCAATCCGACGCAGACCGGGTCATCGAAATCGTCCGCTCGTGCCTGCAGGATGTTGGTGTCGACCCCGAAACGGGTGAGTTCGACGCCGACATCGTCGAAGCCGGGACTTCGAAGTCCCAGCGCGACCGGATCAAGAACCTGAAGCAGCTAATCAGCGATATCGAAGAGGAGTACGACGACGGTGCGCCGGTCGACATCGTCATGGATCGGGCAGAGGAGATCGGTATGGATCACTCGAAAGCAGAGCACGAAATCGAGAAGCTAAAGCAGAAAGGCGAGGTCTACGAGCCGAGTACGGATAATCTGCGGACGACGTAA
- a CDS encoding transcription initiation factor IIB, protein MESNDSPTRCPECDGVLRERGTETLCEDCGVVVDDDPIDHGPEWRSFDDDPTDRRRTGAPLTRSRHDRGLSTNIGYGSGSQFDRSTRITGRKRRQITRLRREHTRSQIPTKAAYNQVRAFNEIKRIVARLSLTEAIHEQACSLFDSAQSENLLQGRSLEGFAAATVYAICRVHSLPRTIDEIVAIACADEAELKAAYAALNRDLGLETGPIDPSHFLPRFASELDLEMPTERRAYEHVTALKEANQICGSNPSGVAAACLYHAAGERDSWPTITQVAAADVADVAPTTVRATVKKLRALETESKSETETETETETETETETKGESAPE, encoded by the coding sequence ATGGAGAGCAACGATTCGCCGACCCGCTGTCCGGAGTGCGATGGAGTGCTCCGGGAGCGAGGAACGGAAACGCTCTGTGAAGACTGCGGCGTCGTCGTCGACGACGATCCAATCGACCACGGTCCCGAATGGCGATCGTTCGACGACGATCCGACCGACCGCCGCCGAACTGGTGCCCCACTTACACGCTCGCGACACGACCGAGGCCTCTCGACGAACATCGGCTATGGGTCCGGCTCGCAGTTCGACCGCAGCACTCGTATCACCGGCCGGAAGCGCCGCCAGATAACTCGCCTCCGGCGTGAACACACCCGCTCACAGATCCCGACGAAAGCTGCCTACAATCAGGTCCGCGCGTTCAACGAGATCAAACGCATCGTCGCTCGACTCTCACTAACCGAGGCCATCCACGAACAGGCCTGTTCCCTGTTCGACTCCGCGCAGTCGGAAAACCTCTTACAGGGACGGTCACTCGAGGGGTTTGCCGCCGCAACTGTCTACGCGATCTGTCGTGTCCATTCGCTCCCGCGGACGATCGACGAAATCGTTGCCATCGCCTGCGCGGACGAAGCCGAACTCAAAGCCGCCTACGCCGCCCTCAATCGCGACCTCGGACTCGAGACTGGACCGATCGATCCCAGCCACTTCCTCCCACGGTTCGCCTCAGAACTCGACCTCGAGATGCCCACCGAACGACGCGCATACGAACACGTCACGGCACTCAAGGAGGCAAACCAGATCTGTGGCAGCAACCCAAGCGGCGTCGCCGCAGCCTGTCTCTACCACGCTGCCGGTGAACGCGATTCGTGGCCGACCATCACGCAAGTCGCAGCCGCCGATGTCGCAGATGTCGCCCCCACAACGGTCCGGGCGACAGTCAAAAAACTTCGTGCACTCGAGACAGAGTCAAAGTCGGAGACAGAGACAGAGACAGAGACAGAGACAGAGACAGAGACAGAGACAAAGGGGGAATCAGCACCGGAGTAG
- a CDS encoding cysteine hydrolase family protein: MSVTLEPDRTAVIVVDMQNGFCHPDGTLYAPGSETVIEPAAELVDRARDAGARIVYTRDVHPPEQFDGAYYYNEFEQWGEHVLEDTWEAEIVDELEVHTEDHVVEKHTYDAFYNTELEGWLNARGIDDLVICGTLANVCVLHTGGSAGLRDFRPLMVEDCIGAIDDEHHEYALDHADWLFGEVLTGAEITFSS, encoded by the coding sequence ATGTCCGTCACACTGGAACCAGACCGTACGGCCGTGATCGTCGTCGACATGCAAAACGGGTTCTGTCACCCCGACGGGACGCTGTACGCGCCCGGCAGCGAGACAGTCATCGAGCCAGCCGCTGAACTCGTTGACCGCGCTCGCGACGCAGGCGCGCGCATCGTCTACACCAGAGACGTTCACCCACCAGAACAGTTCGACGGGGCATACTACTACAACGAGTTCGAGCAGTGGGGCGAACACGTCCTCGAGGACACCTGGGAGGCCGAGATTGTCGACGAACTCGAGGTCCACACGGAGGACCACGTCGTCGAAAAGCACACCTACGACGCCTTTTATAATACTGAACTCGAGGGCTGGCTGAACGCTCGCGGAATTGACGACCTGGTTATCTGTGGCACGCTCGCAAACGTTTGCGTACTCCACACTGGCGGAAGTGCCGGTCTGCGAGACTTCCGGCCGCTCATGGTGGAAGACTGTATCGGTGCGATTGACGACGAGCACCACGAGTACGCCCTCGACCACGCCGACTGGTTATTCGGGGAAGTCCTCACGGGCGCTGAGATCACATTCAGCTCGTAA
- a CDS encoding Hvo_1808 family surface protein produces MNPTRTQLTAGLAVLAALVLLGAAIGGVAIFSPGDDPGPGPDSDSGAGDHEQNGLESEVPQEDRPDDPATTETIGYVDGYWYDDELPVDDRDDAVVESDELDAVVARSMARVELIRNLTFEGEADVDVISREEYQAEHGDMFANVTGDEHLQQNVNYEALFMVDRETDATDAFESLYGGAVDGFYDPATDEIVLVSDNPDTPELDEVVLGHELLHALQDQHFDLRSYDRETIDQDNAKNGLIEGDAVWVDTAYEQRCEADWDCLQPDRIPPAPDDLNWGLYLTMYQPYDDGPDYVDYLLEQDSWDAVDAAYDDPPASSSEVIRPGDDREPTAIEVEDQSNDEWTQLELDDDVASESVGEAGMVAMFAGGAFDPQRPTVIDRADFVGSEMGYEFDHAITDGWAGDELVTYVATNDGETADDADVDVGDTGYVWQTEWTSTEDASQFADAYLELLALYDGESVDDSQDTYVIDDGFPGAYHVEQDDETVTIVRAPTVDDLDAIDPGAVPGSAEPAGSNSTDSDATTASTTDDQEGAVLAGLDPGFGTVTAVFVSVALAATGGWLVILRTRARPRIDSLSPVSGSHGARRVAVAGEKPTKL; encoded by the coding sequence ATGAATCCGACGCGAACGCAACTTACGGCGGGTCTTGCCGTCCTCGCAGCACTCGTCCTCCTCGGTGCGGCGATCGGCGGTGTCGCTATCTTTTCGCCGGGCGACGATCCGGGTCCGGGCCCTGATTCGGACTCGGGTGCCGGCGACCACGAACAGAACGGACTCGAGTCAGAGGTCCCACAGGAGGACCGGCCGGACGATCCGGCGACAACTGAGACTATTGGCTACGTCGACGGCTACTGGTACGACGACGAGTTACCAGTCGACGACCGGGACGACGCTGTCGTGGAGTCAGACGAACTGGACGCTGTCGTCGCCCGGTCGATGGCGCGTGTCGAACTCATCCGTAACCTGACCTTCGAGGGCGAGGCTGACGTCGACGTCATTTCTCGCGAGGAGTATCAGGCGGAGCACGGTGACATGTTCGCGAACGTGACCGGTGACGAGCACCTGCAACAGAACGTCAACTACGAGGCGCTGTTCATGGTCGACCGCGAGACCGACGCCACAGATGCGTTCGAATCGCTCTATGGCGGTGCCGTGGACGGCTTCTACGATCCAGCGACCGACGAAATCGTCCTCGTCTCGGACAACCCCGACACTCCTGAACTGGACGAGGTCGTTCTGGGCCACGAGTTACTCCACGCCCTCCAGGACCAGCACTTCGATCTCCGGAGCTACGACCGCGAGACGATCGATCAGGATAACGCCAAAAACGGCCTCATCGAGGGCGACGCGGTCTGGGTCGACACCGCGTACGAACAGCGATGTGAGGCTGACTGGGACTGTCTTCAGCCGGATCGAATCCCACCCGCTCCGGACGATCTCAACTGGGGGCTGTATCTCACCATGTACCAGCCCTACGACGACGGTCCCGACTACGTCGACTACCTGCTCGAACAGGATAGCTGGGACGCCGTCGACGCAGCCTACGACGACCCACCCGCGAGCAGTTCCGAAGTGATCCGCCCAGGCGACGACCGGGAGCCAACTGCAATCGAGGTCGAAGACCAATCGAACGACGAGTGGACCCAACTCGAGTTGGACGACGATGTTGCGAGCGAATCTGTCGGCGAGGCGGGGATGGTCGCAATGTTTGCAGGCGGTGCGTTCGACCCCCAGCGGCCGACCGTGATCGACCGCGCTGACTTCGTTGGCTCCGAGATGGGATACGAGTTCGATCACGCCATCACCGACGGCTGGGCCGGTGACGAACTGGTAACGTACGTCGCGACGAACGACGGGGAGACTGCTGACGATGCCGACGTCGACGTCGGCGACACCGGCTACGTCTGGCAGACCGAGTGGACCTCGACCGAGGACGCCTCGCAGTTTGCCGACGCCTATCTCGAGTTACTCGCGCTGTACGATGGCGAGTCGGTCGATGACTCGCAGGATACCTACGTGATCGACGACGGCTTCCCCGGTGCGTACCACGTCGAGCAGGACGATGAGACGGTCACCATCGTCCGCGCACCGACCGTCGACGACCTCGATGCAATCGACCCAGGCGCTGTCCCGGGGAGTGCGGAGCCGGCTGGATCGAACTCGACGGATTCTGACGCAACTACAGCCAGTACTACCGACGACCAGGAGGGTGCCGTACTCGCGGGGCTCGATCCTGGCTTCGGAACGGTGACGGCCGTCTTCGTGTCCGTCGCGCTCGCAGCAACGGGTGGCTGGCTCGTCATCCTCAGAACACGCGCTCGGCCACGGATCGACTCACTCTCACCCGTTTCGGGCTCGCACGGCGCACGCCGGGTGGCTGTGGCGGGCGAAAAGCCGACGAAGCTTTGA
- a CDS encoding Hvo_1808 family surface protein — protein MTKRQGSNSQQVGRGLRTRVRSLPLGLVAVLFLVVLAGCTLPASPDQFGTDREYGDLGEYSPEDRFAFDEGATADLTETELEQAKYRAMARIEVIRGLRFEHDVELEVITRETYREQRGDSGTASPFVNEFWRGTFVVDGETDVNQELDALYAGAVQGYYTDDRIVIVTDVADDGVRIDRDTLVHELVHALQDQHFGLTREGETLDERRAELGLIEGEANYVPELYDERCGEQWQCLDATVPTDASTPDAADGTGGEADVDDDDEANSDTDANEINPGLFLSIYAPYAMGPEFVASLHERGGWDAVDAAYDDRPTSTAQLIDPERYPDGEPVTVDVPDRSSAAWEPITVGGESDEPRTDTVGEATLFATLWANGVIDRPLAAGAPEHSPYNYSAPETDGWEGDTFQVYQQVNADADADTDADTDTDADTDTDTDTDTDTDTDVDVDEDEDESGGSDDDDSGERDDNHENDDSQHAFVWKLTWDSPDEATTFADAYRTLLATHGATLEDTTSPTATQQTVHHIPDNDPFAGGYAVSVSDDTVTIVGAPTTAALESVHDTVPTPIPESTAIAAPPSASTAGNTGPSASPVPAAP, from the coding sequence ATGACGAAGCGACAGGGGTCGAACTCCCAGCAGGTCGGCAGAGGGCTGCGTACTCGAGTACGAAGTCTGCCGCTGGGGCTCGTCGCTGTGCTCTTTCTCGTCGTTCTTGCGGGGTGTACGCTTCCAGCGTCGCCAGACCAGTTCGGCACTGACCGCGAGTACGGCGACCTCGGCGAGTACTCACCCGAAGACAGGTTTGCGTTCGACGAGGGGGCCACTGCTGACCTCACCGAGACCGAACTCGAGCAGGCTAAATATCGTGCGATGGCTCGTATCGAAGTCATCCGCGGCTTGCGGTTCGAGCACGACGTCGAACTCGAGGTAATCACCCGTGAGACGTACCGCGAGCAACGCGGCGATTCCGGCACCGCGTCGCCGTTCGTCAACGAGTTCTGGCGTGGCACGTTCGTCGTCGACGGTGAGACAGACGTGAATCAGGAACTCGACGCCCTCTACGCTGGGGCTGTACAGGGGTACTACACTGACGACCGAATTGTCATCGTCACCGACGTAGCGGACGATGGCGTCCGGATCGACCGGGATACGCTGGTGCACGAGCTCGTCCACGCGCTGCAGGATCAGCACTTCGGCCTCACACGTGAGGGAGAGACGCTCGACGAGCGCCGTGCCGAACTCGGCCTGATCGAGGGGGAGGCGAACTACGTGCCGGAGCTGTACGACGAGCGCTGTGGCGAGCAGTGGCAGTGTCTCGATGCCACCGTTCCGACGGATGCGTCTACTCCTGACGCAGCCGATGGCACTGGGGGTGAAGCCGATGTCGATGACGATGACGAGGCCAATTCCGATACCGACGCCAACGAGATCAACCCCGGACTCTTCCTCTCCATCTACGCTCCCTACGCCATGGGACCGGAGTTCGTCGCCAGCCTCCACGAGCGCGGTGGCTGGGACGCTGTCGACGCGGCCTACGACGATCGGCCGACGAGCACGGCACAACTGATCGATCCCGAGCGCTATCCCGACGGCGAACCGGTCACCGTCGACGTTCCCGACCGCTCCAGTGCGGCGTGGGAGCCGATCACAGTCGGCGGCGAGAGCGACGAACCGCGAACTGATACCGTCGGCGAGGCGACGCTGTTCGCAACGCTGTGGGCCAACGGCGTCATTGATCGCCCGCTCGCCGCGGGCGCACCCGAGCACTCGCCGTACAACTACTCGGCACCCGAAACTGACGGCTGGGAAGGCGATACGTTTCAGGTGTATCAACAGGTGAACGCGGACGCGGACGCGGACACAGACGCAGATACAGACACAGACGCAGATACAGACACAGACACAGATACAGATACAGACACAGACACTGACGTGGACGTGGACGAGGACGAGGACGAGAGCGGCGGTAGTGACGACGATGACAGCGGTGAGCGCGACGACAACCATGAAAACGACGACTCACAGCACGCCTTCGTCTGGAAACTCACCTGGGACAGCCCCGACGAGGCAACCACATTCGCCGACGCCTACCGGACCCTCCTCGCCACCCACGGCGCAACGCTCGAGGACACAACCTCCCCTACAGCCACCCAGCAAACCGTTCACCACATCCCCGACAATGACCCGTTCGCCGGCGGCTACGCCGTCTCGGTTTCCGACGACACGGTGACTATCGTCGGCGCACCGACGACGGCAGCACTCGAGTCCGTCCACGACACAGTCCCCACACCGATACCTGAATCCACAGCGATCGCTGCTCCTCCGTCCGCTTCCACTGCTGGTAACACAGGACCGTCCGCGAGTCCGGTTCCAGCCGCGCCGTAA